In the Glycine max cultivar Williams 82 chromosome 19, Glycine_max_v4.0, whole genome shotgun sequence genome, ttaaatgatACCAAGTCATGTAACATTCTATTATAAAGATTCGGTCTAGATTCAAAGACTTGAAGGAAAACATATTGAAAACAAGGTCATTGCTAGCATGGACAACCTTCTTATATGGTCTAAAATGGATAATGTTTAATAACCGTTAGATTCATCTCATCCTTAGGATTATACCATACACCCTTTGCACAGGATTTTTTTTACCCTACCCCTCTAAGGCTTCTCAATCTGCACTTAGCTGCACTACGCAAGACAACAACCCGTCCCTGACCACTGCAACCACCGCCAATATGAATTATATTAAAGACAAATTTCCTAACAAGAAATAAACACaaatatgaattatatttaGGAAAAAACGAAAATATATACTTTTGAATTATACCACGTGCTTATTATATTGATATATAAATGTTTCAACTTGATAATTTTGGATCAGAGTATCATGATATGTAACTTCTTTAGGATGtgtttgatttgtatttttattttttaaaaattgtttttatttttaagagattagaattataaaaatatgtttggtttgactttttattttttatttttaggaaataaaaacactaaaaatttatgatatattgacttttTGTCTTATTGttcaaaaataattcaaaattaactataaactcattttcagtgttttcaagaaataaaaatactaaaaaataagattttattattttaattttctgattcattcgaaaaaatattttcacttaaaatattttcaaaaatctaaCGAAACACATTTTCAACACCGttaaaaaacaatcaaactCAACGCCCCTCAATTCTCGAATTGAGAATTTTGTAGTACATAATCGTCTTTAGCGGGAATTTTATCaagtaatattataatttcGAGTATCGAATTGCTGGAGTGTGACAGTTACGACAATTGAGGGACATAAATGGAAAAACTTACTAGACTAAGATCTGATCCCATTAATTTGTGAAATTGTAATCGTACTCTCTTCGATTAAGGTTCAATCATTCTGTCTATTTCATTTTTCAGCGAATATGAATTTAGTTTACGTCATTCGTAAAATACTTTTACCCATAAATTTAATAAGATTTAGTTATTTCATCACGTCATTCTATTGATTAATATAACTAATAGTAAGATAGATTTCTATTACACCCACTATTTATCTTAATTAAACTCACtaatagaaatattaatttacaTAGATAATCAGAtatcttgcatttttttttttgcaaaatcattATATCTTTTGCGTTGATGCTAATGTTTTTGGAGTTTTGTGGGCTTGCATCTAGCTAGATATTCTAAACTTATTGCCCAACATTTTTTGTTCTAATCTTACTTTCATTTGCTTGCCACTTGCTGTTGCCAACACGAAAGAACACCATAATATCCAAAAGTCATCAGCCCCAAAACCAAATTAGGGTTTCCCAGACCACATATTTCCTTCCAGAGTGGTGccatttaataagaaaattagcTATAGACCAATTCATACCAATTTACaaataaccaataaaaaaagctATTCCTAACATTCAGGTAGATGTTTTTTTGACAGAAACATTCAGGTAGGATAGTGAATGAAAACGgtctcctatatatatatatatatattgtactgattaatttatcaaaaatatattgTGCTGATTATTATTTTCCTTCCACTAAATCGGCTATGTGGACCACAAATTAGgcagacttttaaaaaaaaacaaactatgaTCTACCATACTTGCAAGATTTTGTTACCAGCAAAGGGAAGTGATCCCTTAACCAACCGTCCAACCCATAAGTAATTCTAGAAATTCTTagttaccattttttttaattgttgaagTCACACTCTCTtaatacaatataatataaattatataatttaatgggTGACTAACATAATATAGTATGTTCTAtacgaaaaaataaaataaaatgatatgtttAACAGAAAACCATGTTCCTTAAATAGTTAGAgattcaatttttatgtcaaTGTGTATGAAATTGGtttgtaattataaaataacatatgatGAAAGAGATAAACTTATTAAATAGATCTTAATATGAATTAATCTCTATTAATCTTTGCATCttgaaaataagtgtttttctGTTCCACCAAGTTGACTTATGACTTTCTAAGGTCACATGGCAGGAACCTTAATTACGTTGTACACTTGTACTAAGGCTAGTTCTTTGATtcgtttaaaaataattaaattaaaagataaaggcTAATGGTCACTAGAATATTAATTGTAtcccattattttattatagtatattttttgCCTAAATAAACTTATGATTAATTAGGAcactatatatagagagaaggGATCAAATATCAATGTAATTTTGACAATTATTACatcattttataacttttaacttaataatgattttttaaaatttaccgttgaatttaaaattcatttggcATAAATCACAtatgtaaaatttcatattaatccaaaattatttactatatcgttcatataaactaaaatcgtaatacaaatatttcaaaatatattaaaatatggatcatttgattattttcttgttgttattcaatttttataaaatttgacaaaaataatattagtaatatataaatataattcaatgattggattaataaaaatcacattttatataagttataaaaatgaTCGATATAATAGTTAGAAAATTACAACTAAGTTATTTGATCCATCTTTATATatccatacatatatattataagagGAAAAGTAGTGTACTAATAGAATACCTTGCTGTATTGAGAAGGCATCTGATTTATAAAGCTAGATAGATATATTCGTGTCAAAGTGTCAACTATAATATCTTATGGCAAGCTTTCTCATGGTTCCTTGCCAGCATCTATTGCTAAAGAAGTTGCAAAAGCATTGCCATAGAAAGACAGCATCAACCTCCATCAGGAGTGAGAAAACTTCCTCATTCCGTTTCAGAAGCAATGCCAATGTTCCTCTTCATGAATTGCCAGGGGTATATCACATTCACACGCTCTCCATGTCCCTTTCTATGATACTGAATCTAAcaaataaattctaattttgttttcagGCTTCCTTTGATCAATACATGGATGACAAGCACAGAGTACTAAGAGCTGTTTTTTCTGATGACAAAGGAACAACTAAACAGCTcaatgaggtacttacttgcACAAGTTTTCACTCACAATCTAGAATAGGAAAGAAACTTATGGGAAATATTATTCTTGTTATCTAAAAGTGCTTGTGTTGTGGTATTCTACATGTCTGCAGGAAGAGTGGAGGATCAAAATGCCTCCCATGCAATGCTTATTTTTGAGTGTCAATCCAACAGCAGATGTCAAGTTAACATTCAAGTCTAATGGAGAAGATTATCCACCTGAAATTCCTCATCATGTCCCCAAAGTTCTTGAGCTTCACTTTGTAAGCGCTTCCATTGTAACTTAAGTCCCATTTGGATAAACTTGTCGCTAATTAAGGtctaataagaaaagaaaatcagaaggtaaaatgaattaaacttctCCCAGAAGTTAAAATCAGCTTCTGGAGAAACTAAACGAGAGAGCTCCTGTAAATTAGTTTATacataattaaactaattttaactgatgaaaaagtttaattcattttactttcGTAATTTCTTCTCCTGTAAGTACTTAttaagaagtttatccaaataggGTCATATAGCATGGTCAGTTTGTACTTTGTAActtgtgaaatttattttattaaactttgtAGAGAtgatcatttttgttttgcagataAGGTGGGAGTTACAGGGCCTGGATACCTTCTACAAGGATCATTACCAAATCAACATAGATGTTAGAGGCTCTTTATACCCAGAAAGGAAGGGAAAACATAGTTGGCTAAAGAATCAAATGGTGATGAAGATAACCTTTTGTCCAAAAGTAGCTTTCATTCCTGAAAATCTCTTACAAGATGCCATAGAGCTGGTTAGATTGCCTTTGCTCACTTCCATAGTTCCTTtcttctagatttttttttaaaccaaattATTGATGACTTGCTGATTAATTACAGATTTTCAAAGCAGTGTGGGATCAAACGAAGCATGAATTCCATGATAGACTATTGGAAGATTATAACAGGTTCAAGAGAAACAAATCAGGGAAGAACTATGTCTAAACTTGGTGTTCATTGTAATTGTTAACAACTTGTTGATAGCAAGAACAAATCAATTCTGATTAACTTTAATGattctttgaaaaggaaatTATGATCCTGTTGTGTCATCTCTAATTGCTTGGAGCTACTTTCTTGTTTTCGGTTTCGGTTTGTTCTTTGTTCCAaggatgaattattttttatgtttttctgatgactttaaattatgtttttttaaacgcCACTTTATCCCAAATGGAGGAACTTGGTGGGAGGAAAGATTTAGTTTAATCTCAAATAGAAGTTCGATATGcgttttagttataaaaaaattatatagtttGTTAAtgaatcaattagaaattatggtaaatattattattttaaagtaattatcgtTAAACTACAGATCAATAATTTTCTGTTTAGTTCAAATATACAAGCAATATATTTTTGGAGAtggtttcttaatttcttcttcttactttATACAGTTTGACAAGCAACAAATTTGATTAGTTGATTTTGCTGAATATGTTCAGAAAATCGTTAGACTACAACTAAACgataaaaaatatcaactaCCACTCTTCCAAACAGGACGTGTCAATGCGTATCGTGTGGTTTTTGAAAGACGTTTCtgttttgattttctttctaacacgtttttattttgattttctttcaacttagaaattgaaaacaagCTAAGGTGCATGCACTGGTTACATAGGTTGTGTTATATGTCACCtagaaatatgataaaaaaaaatacttcttttaagagttagataaaaaaagatttatttgagtttttttttttgaatgagtTAACTTCAATCCAATTCTATTGTTGAATGCTGTCGAGATATTAATATTGtccattttaatgttttaagtttgatttgattatcATTCTAACACCCTAGTACCTAGCTTCAATtttgatagtattttttttaatcatcctttttattagaaaaaaaaattctaactaaTTTGAtcgaaagataaataaaatttaatcaataattattttcatcaaatatcaaatTCGGATGATATCTAAATAATTCAAccttaattttaacatattaattactTGTGTCAAATTTTTTGATTCAATTTTCatcatatacttaaaaaaattgaaagtttgATTTGGTAATTATTATACCACCCCACCTACcttcaacaataacaataaaggCAATGGGGAGAATAATATTGAATTTGTATGACTGCAAAAATTGTACTAAAATATACtttattaatgataatttctattaattaacctaattattttttagttcaaaataaatatataattgttagtttatggaaaaaataatgtaaaatttaaatttgagaggGTTGAGTTGAATTTACGCATTACTGTTTTCTTATGCAATAACGAGCATTAAATACAGATATACATATTTGCTAAATTCGAAAACAATGCCTCTAGCTGATAACGAAATATCTTACCAtcttcttttaatctatctaaaatttctttctttgtaaattaaacatcaaGAAAGTCCTAGACTTGAAAAGCTAAAAcataattaacttattttggTAGTAGTAAATATTAACCAGCACCCTAAAGGTACTACTTACTACttagagaatgaaaaaattttaaaaataaaaaaattgtcattaatgTACCTCTATTGTAATTTCTAATACAtgttaatatgaattttaataaaaaaaaatagtttatattctTTAATCAGTGCCTTAGAGGCACTAATTATTATGAAACTGTAagtgtttaaactttaaagttacttttgtctttcaaaaaggaattaatggtaaaaaaaaaaaatggatgattTTGTCTTTCAACTAAGTCTACAAATTAGCTCACTATCGATTTCAATCACTGATATCAATTACGTCTATTTAACCTATGTTGACGGAAAATTGTTAAGTAATTTTAGATCACCACATGTCTATAGTTTAGGGTTTCAATCAATTCCTTTGTAACATGTATTTAAGTTTTTCAGTTTacaagaaataattaataatacttgAGTATATGTTATATGaagattaattaatcataatgaactcaaattatctatttttttctcacactcgacctctctctttttctagcttgtattttatctttattataaaacataaataaaaaacatgaaatgTCTCTCTTTTCCCTAGTAAGTTATAATgggaatataattttaagtaacAATTTGGTTGGCCACTAATACATAACTAAGGATTTGTTAGAACAAATTTCTTCATAAACAattctaagaaaaaataaaaaaagaaataaatttctcaataagacaaaattaatttataagttaatttatagaaattttCCCATACTAATTTGTccaagatttattttttaacttatacacaaatttcagtaaaaaagaaacttatacataagttaatttaaactaaaaataataatttatttttattttcttatcataAAAGTGTTTACATGACATTTAAACGAATTCTTGACTTAAGTTATTTAGTAATATAAGCGTGAAATTTTACactaaataataaagaaaatattaaaagaaaagcaGTGCATCACTAAATTTCTcctataaattatttgtttgccAATTTTTGGATTGATTGCTATTTGCtatcatgaatatttttttaacacgaaattgaatgtttaaaatataaaaaatagtgaataaaatgaaaaaaaaatcgaggtttatatatacatattcttTCCTTACACGACGgtctttatttaaaatatcaatattattCAAATCATAATCTACAACGACGTGAACATTTTGCTCTTTCATTTCctgtcaaaatcaaaatattgtttttttggtaaattcaaaatatagttaatcattatttacttatttatttatttacttgccGCATAATATTCACCAAAAGCAGACAAAAAATTTGTCCTATATAATTTTTACTTCTGGCAATTACTGATAATGTTTtccacttttttatataaaaaaccctaaaaaaaacagaaataaaaaatcgaaatatttttcttttataaaaattttagatGCAGGGATCGGGGATCAAACCTGTAACTCTCGCAAGCGAACTCTACCATTTGAGCTACATACCCCTTAAAATTATCGCTGCATGcttttatttaactaaatattttaattagttactAGAATCAATGCTTTAAGCTTAAAGAAACTTTAATATCTTAAGTGTGCTTCGTGAATGTTGTAGCAGAATCAGACCAATTGAAACCTAAACATCTACAAGTCATTATTTTTGCATGATCAATTCATCATGCAAAGTCTTGAAACTAAAACACAACTCATTTCATGTTCTTATGCTTTGCAATGTTCTTTATAGTTAGGCTTAAAGGCTAGATTCACTTTCTCTAACAATATTTTGACTAGAGGATGCATCTATATTGCCGATCACTACtagaaatatcattttttaagttGGTTGAATCGTATCTTTTACGACAGTTTCGAACCGTCGTAAAATGCAGTgtcgtaaaagaaaaaaaagttttaaaaacggttattatatatatatatatatatatatatatatatatatatatatatatatatatatatatatatatatatatatatatatatatatatatatatatatatatatatatatatatatatatatatatatatatNNNNNNNNNNNN is a window encoding:
- the LOC100500077 gene encoding uncharacterized protein LOC100500077, encoding MASFLMVPCQHLLLKKLQKHCHRKTASTSIRSEKTSSFRFRSNANVPLHELPGASFDQYMDDKHRVLRAVFSDDKGTTKQLNEEEWRIKMPPMQCLFLSVNPTADVKLTFKSNGEDYPPEIPHHVPKVLELHFIRWELQGLDTFYKDHYQINIDVRGSLYPERKGKHSWLKNQMVMKITFCPKVAFIPENLLQDAIELIFKAVWDQTKHEFHDRLLEDYNRFKRNKSGKNYV